ATTATAACTACTAGACTTCCCTTCGTCACGCTGTGTCCACCATTGAGAGTGAAATGGTGCAAAGTTACAGCGACGCAGTACCGCATCTCCTATCATCAGTGCAAAGGGTACAAATAGCCCAATTAATAACTCATACCAACTCCAAGCTAAACCGCCGACTACTAAAACTACGGCTTCTACTAAAAAAAAACCCAATGACCACCAAGGCCATAACACTTCTGGTTGATGGCGACATAACCACAATCCTAGATGCAGCCCCATAATCGATAACAAATAGCATGTGCCTGCTACGGTGACAAGTTGAGACACACTGCCTAAATTCAAACAAAGCAGACTGAGTAAAAAAGTAATGAAGATAGCAGGCCCCAAGATACCTTGACGAGAAACTACCGTAAATACAGGAGACAACTGACTATCTAAGGCAAGTTGGTAAAGAATGCGGGGAGAATTGGTAACGGCTGTAGCACAACTCAACAGACATGAGAAAGTAATGAGTAGTGTGACTAAAAAAGGGGCAAATTGACCCCAAAAAGGTTGCGATGCTGCCAATAAATTTAAGAATGTATCTTCACCAATGTCTGGTTTAGTAGAGGCACACATTAAAACCCAAGAACCACCGAGAAATACTGGCGGAATTAACCACGTAGCTGTAGTTAAAAACTTCAAAGTTTTATGCGGAGAACGACTATCAGCAACAAAAGAAGATGTGGTTTCACAAGCATAAACTGAATAACTAGCTAGGAAAAAAGACTTAGCCCATTCTCCAAAACTGAGGCTATGGGTACTCGGTGGAAACAAATTAATACCCTTTGAGAAAACTAACCAAATTCCGCCTTGAGTACAAAACAAAAGTACTAATGAAATAGCGGGAATAACAAAAAATAGGTGCAGTAGGGCGACAGCACGAGTACCACTAAATGCCAAAATAAAAGGAACTACCGTAAATGCAATTTTTAAGAAAGTTTCTGGACAGGAAATGCCCAAAGGTTGAAAATTAACCTTAATTAAGTCTGTGAGAATAATTGCATACAAAGCTGGTGCTGCTGCCCAGCTAAAATAATAGCCTAAAGCAACGTAGCGACCTAAATTCGGAAAGTTTTTCAGCAGCCGCGCCGTATAATTAGGCGTTCCTCCTGTTACATCTAACCAATGTTTACCTAAACTTTGGATTTGCAAGTTTAAAATGCAGGAGACAATGACCCCAAACAACCACACTAAAATTGCTTTAGATCCCAATGCTGCATGGATAACAGGTGCAGTGCCAATCCATCCTACATGACCCGTCAGCCCAAAACCCCAGGTTTCTAGATAACTCAATGTGCGTGGCAGGCGCATTACCAAACGCGGGTTTTTATCTGCCTGCACAGAACTATTACTGACCATTGTTTTCTAGCTAGATGTACTGACTATCTTTCTGAATAACTGATCTGATGTTTTATAGCTTCCGTGTAACTGCTGAATTTCCCTGAAAAGTATGAAGTATGAAGTGTGAAGTATGAAGTCGTAAATTGCTTTTGACTTCTATCTTCTAGCACTTCAATTTTGGATTTTTAATGCTGAAATTCCAAATCTAAAATTATTCTGTTTTTTCTAAGCAACTCTTTCTATTTCATCGATTTCTTTGGGAACTCCAGCTGTTAATACTTCATGTCCTGTAGGTGTAACTAACACATCATCTTCAATGCGAATGCCAATACCAATCCAACGTGGGTCTGTTTCTGGTTGGTCTTCGGCTAGTTTGGTATCTGGTACGATGTAAAGTCCTGGTTCTACTGTTAGCACTTGACCAGGTTGTAAAATCTGTGGTTTGTCGTCACCGTGTTGGTAAACGCCAACATCATGCACATCCAAGCCTAACCAATGGCTAGTGCGGTGCATATAGTATGGTTTGTATTTTTCTTCTTCGATGATTTTGTCAATTTCGCCTTTGAGAATGCCAAGGTCAATTAAGCCTGCGGTAAGGACGCGCACAGCGGTATCATGAACTGCTTTAAAGGTATTACCTGGTTGCACTTGGGCGATCGCTTGTTTTTGGGCTTCTAGTACAATTTCATATAATGCCTTTTGTTCGGGCGTAAATTTGCCACCGACAGGAAATGTACGGGTAATATCTGAGTTGTAATAACTGTATGCACAACCCGCATCAATTAATAGCAATTCTCTATCTTGCATCTGGCGATGATTCTCAATGTAGTGGAGAACGCAAGCATTCACACCAGAAGCCACAATCGACGGATAAGCTGGCCCCATTCCGCCTCTGAGTCGAAATATCCGTTCGATTTCGGCTTGAATTTCGTATTCATAACGTCCTGGTTTAGCGATCGCCATTGCTTGATTATGTGCTTCCACGGCGATCGCCGCTGCTTGACGCATCATTTCTAATTCGGCTTCTGTTTTAATCAGCCGCATACTGTGAAGTACTGCACAGGTATCTTCAATAGCAATTGGCCCTGTACCTCGTTTGGGATAAGTCCGCAGTAAACTTTGATAGTGTTCTAAAATCTTTTCATTAAAATGGCGATCGCGCCCCAAGTGATAATAAATGCGATCGGCTTTTTCCAGATATTGGGGCAATTTTTCATCTAATTCGTTAATCGGATAAGCTGCATCTGCACCATAAATTTCTTTGGCTGCATCTACACCACAACGATAACCAGACCATACTTCTTTTTCTCGGTCTTTTGGTTGGACAAACAAAACAAAACGATGTTCGGGATGATTTGGTGCTAACACTGCTACGGCTTGCGCTTCATTAAAGCCTGTTAAGTAAAAAAAATCACTATCTTGCCGATAAGCATATTCCACATCGTTGTGCATAACGGCCATTGGCGCACTCCGAAAAATCGCAGTCCCATTCCCAATTTTTGCTATTAACTGCTCCCGACGCTGCCGATATTCTAATTGCATAGCTGTTCAATTTGTCAGTTAAATTACAGTGTTATTTTACACTTTTCGCAACGTGGCTATACAGATAAAGCCTCTTAGTAGTTGCTTGTTTCAGTTATTTTAACTAATATTTTCTACTTCTTTAGATACTGTTCGTTCTTTTATGACCAACAGATTAAACTTTTTGATGAGTTCAGTTTTGTTTTTGTTGGGCATTTTTATTTTCTCTTACTGATAAGTAGATAACAGACTTATTTTATATATTTAAAACCTGACATAAATAAAATTTGCTGACAAACTAAATGATTGATTATTCACGACTTGCAAATTTTATGCAAATGATTTATGACAAGTTTTTTATGTATATAAACCTTGATATTTGAATTAAAAAAATGTTTATTTAAAAAACCAAAAAAAACAATAATTGTTCTTAGAATACAGAAATGACTATGATTCATCGGTTAAAACTTTGAAGACAACCAGTGATTAGAAAGCACTATGTCTTCAACTTCAAAATCCTCACCATTACAAACAAATCTGTTTTCTCAATCTTTGAAAAAATCAAGTGCATTGTTAGAAACTCTAGATAATGCACAAGGAATTGGCAAGAACTTTTCCAGCAGTAGTGCATCTTCATTAGAAATAAATTCTTTAGCAACACAAAAAAGTTCAACATCAGAATTCACAACAAGTGCGAACCCCAACCCTTATTTAAGAAGTGCTGCAATTGCCCCCGATTTCAACGGTGATGGCAAAGTAGACAAAATGTGGGTGAATGCTCAAACAGGTGAGATTGTGATTCGCCTGATGGATGGTGGACAAGTTCTCTCACAAGGTTCTGTAGGTAAGTTTGATATCAACGCTTGGACTTACAAAATTGCCGATTTTAATAATGATGGCAAAACCGACTTTTTATTGCGGAATAAACAGACAGGAGAGAACAGAGTTGCTCTCATGGATGGCACAAAAGTTGCAAGTACAGCAGCTTTAGAAAAAGTAGATGCTAACTGGAATCCTTTAATTGGTGATTTCAATGGCGATCGCAAAACAGATATTTTCTGGAATAACTCTAAAACTGGTCAAAATGCCGTTTGGTTGATGGACGGCACAAAAGTTTCCAGTGCCAATGTTCTAGAAACTACGGCAGCAGGCTTAACTCCAACTGTGGTTGATTTTGACGGTAACGGCAAGAGTGATATCTTTTGGCGCAATGCCAATACTGGTGCCAACAATGCCTGGTTTATGGATGGCACAAAAGTCAGTAAGTTTAGTTTACAATCTCAATCTTCCTCTTTAACTCCTATCCTTGGTGATTTTAACGGTGACTTGAAGACAGATATTCTGTGGCGAAATACTTCCACTGGTCAAAATAAAAT
This window of the Nostoc sp. HK-01 genome carries:
- a CDS encoding FG-GAP repeat-containing protein; the protein is MSSTSKSSPLQTNLFSQSLKKSSALLETLDNAQGIGKNFSSSSASSLEINSLATQKSSTSEFTTSANPNPYLRSAAIAPDFNGDGKVDKMWVNAQTGEIVIRLMDGGQVLSQGSVGKFDINAWTYKIADFNNDGKTDFLLRNKQTGENRVALMDGTKVASTAALEKVDANWNPLIGDFNGDRKTDIFWNNSKTGQNAVWLMDGTKVSSANVLETTAAGLTPTVVDFDGNGKSDIFWRNANTGANNAWFMDGTKVSKFSLQSQSSSLTPILGDFNGDLKTDILWRNTSTGQNKIWTMNGIVVTEAAAKTLDSSWQANIGDFDGDGKTDIFWHNQKTGENTAWLMNGTAVKSEAFLPSNSASLTPSFGDFNGDGKTDVYWRDQASGADKIWTMNGTKATESTLATKDRLGAAWYTG
- a CDS encoding peptidase M24, with amino-acid sequence MQLEYRQRREQLIAKIGNGTAIFRSAPMAVMHNDVEYAYRQDSDFFYLTGFNEAQAVAVLAPNHPEHRFVLFVQPKDREKEVWSGYRCGVDAAKEIYGADAAYPINELDEKLPQYLEKADRIYYHLGRDRHFNEKILEHYQSLLRTYPKRGTGPIAIEDTCAVLHSMRLIKTEAELEMMRQAAAIAVEAHNQAMAIAKPGRYEYEIQAEIERIFRLRGGMGPAYPSIVASGVNACVLHYIENHRQMQDRELLLIDAGCAYSYYNSDITRTFPVGGKFTPEQKALYEIVLEAQKQAIAQVQPGNTFKAVHDTAVRVLTAGLIDLGILKGEIDKIIEEEKYKPYYMHRTSHWLGLDVHDVGVYQHGDDKPQILQPGQVLTVEPGLYIVPDTKLAEDQPETDPRWIGIGIRIEDDVLVTPTGHEVLTAGVPKEIDEIERVA